A stretch of Brassica napus cultivar Da-Ae chromosome C6, Da-Ae, whole genome shotgun sequence DNA encodes these proteins:
- the LOC106394292 gene encoding MADS-box transcription factor 57 codes for MENGEASLTTCLPFKEQKPMQTPNLAVKQRNGRKQQNPKTTKGRQRIEIKEIQEENRRQVTFSKRRTGLFKKAAELSVLCGAQIGIITFSRCERIYAFGNVNTLIESYLRKTPVMLRSYYGGDVATGVDGDGPMWWERAVESVPEEEMDEYMKGLNGLRENLWTRICEMSGDPTAQMNAQICPDLMAPVNWKLMDENLTVKNDQGQAGYDGY; via the coding sequence ATGGAGAACGGAGAAGCTTCATTGACCACTTGCTTGCCTTTCAAGGAACAAAAGCCCATGCAAACACCTAACTTGGCGGTGAAGCAACGAAATGGgagaaaacaacaaaaccctaaaaccaccAAAGGGCGACAGAGGATAGAGATCAAAGAGATCCAAGAAGAGAACCGAAGGCAAGTGACGTTTTCGAAACGCCGAACCGGACTTTTCAAAAAAGCAGCCGAACTAAGCGTACTCTGCGGAGCACAGATTGGTATCATAACATTTTCACGTTGCGAAAGGATCTACGCGTTTGGTAACGTGAACACACTCATCGAAAGTTACTTGCGTAAGACTCCGGTGATGCTAAGGTCTTATTACGGCGGTGATGTGGCAACCGGAGTGGACGGAGATGGTCCGATGTGGTGGGAGAGGGCGGTGGAAAGCGTGCCGGAGGAAGAGATGGATGAGTACATGAAGGGGTTGAATGGTTTAAGGGAGAATTTGTGGACAAGGATCTGCGAGATGAGTGGTGATCCAACGGCCCAGATGAATGCTCAGATATGTCCAGATCTGATGGCTCCGGTGAACTGGAAACTGATGGATGAAAATCTAACGGTTAAGAACGATCAAGGTCAAGCAGGTTATGATGGATATTAA